A part of Propioniciclava coleopterorum genomic DNA contains:
- a CDS encoding acyl CoA:acetate/3-ketoacid CoA transferase — MRTPPVLTAREAAELVGDGATVSVSSASAIGVPDALLAGIGQRFEETAHPAGITSLHCINSGEMSSGIAGVDHLAKPGLLRRILGGSFPAGPATMDAPPVRRMIAAGQVEAYNIPSGIMYQMHRAAALRQPGVLTQSGLGTYADPRVEGAKMNAAAPDFVRLEQFDGQEWLFYPAVPVDVALIRATTADPRGNLTFEEEASPLGALDIAYAARNSGGVVIAQVKRLTDVPHHPREVLVPGILVDAVVVAPDQVQTGLAEYDPAISGNELRDLDAIEPLEFSLEKVICRRAAMELARNDVVNLGFGISAGVPRVLLEEGIFDQVTWVIEQGPVGGFPLTGFQFGAAINPDAIVRSSDQFTLLQGGGFDAGLLSFMEVSSAGDVNVSLLKARPHATAGIGGFADITGFAPNLVFSGQFTAGRKDVTLGEGRLAINEDGAIAKFVPDVAQISFAGALAAERGQKVRYVTERCVLELRDAGLTVIEIAPGVRLQEDVLDRSAIPLAVADDLVEMDARIFTDAPMGLTLAEPRRPLPDQQELRERVQR, encoded by the coding sequence ATGCGCACACCACCGGTCCTCACCGCCCGCGAGGCCGCCGAACTCGTCGGCGACGGCGCCACCGTCTCGGTGAGCTCGGCCTCGGCGATCGGGGTCCCCGACGCCCTGCTCGCCGGCATCGGGCAGCGCTTCGAGGAGACCGCGCACCCCGCCGGCATCACCTCGCTGCACTGCATCAACTCCGGCGAGATGTCCAGCGGGATCGCCGGCGTCGACCACCTCGCCAAGCCCGGCCTGCTGCGCCGCATCCTCGGCGGCTCGTTCCCGGCCGGCCCCGCGACGATGGACGCCCCGCCCGTGCGGCGGATGATCGCGGCGGGCCAGGTCGAGGCCTACAACATCCCGTCGGGGATCATGTACCAGATGCACCGCGCCGCCGCGCTGCGCCAGCCGGGCGTCCTCACCCAGTCCGGGCTCGGCACCTACGCCGACCCGCGCGTCGAGGGCGCCAAGATGAACGCCGCCGCCCCCGACTTCGTCCGGCTCGAGCAGTTCGACGGCCAGGAGTGGCTGTTCTACCCGGCCGTCCCCGTCGACGTGGCGCTCATCCGGGCCACCACCGCCGACCCGCGCGGCAACCTCACCTTCGAGGAGGAGGCGTCGCCGCTGGGCGCCCTCGACATCGCCTACGCCGCCCGCAACAGCGGCGGCGTCGTCATCGCGCAGGTCAAGCGCCTGACCGACGTGCCGCACCACCCACGCGAGGTGCTGGTGCCCGGCATCCTCGTCGACGCGGTCGTCGTGGCGCCCGACCAGGTGCAGACCGGCCTGGCCGAGTACGACCCGGCGATCTCGGGCAACGAACTGCGCGACCTGGACGCCATCGAGCCGCTGGAGTTCTCGCTGGAGAAGGTGATCTGCCGCCGCGCCGCCATGGAGTTGGCGCGCAACGACGTGGTCAACCTGGGCTTCGGGATCAGCGCCGGGGTGCCGCGCGTCCTGCTGGAGGAGGGCATCTTCGACCAGGTCACCTGGGTCATCGAGCAGGGCCCGGTCGGCGGCTTCCCCCTCACCGGGTTCCAGTTCGGCGCCGCCATCAACCCCGACGCCATCGTGCGGTCCTCCGACCAGTTCACCCTGCTGCAGGGCGGCGGCTTCGACGCCGGCCTGCTCTCCTTCATGGAGGTGTCCTCGGCGGGCGACGTCAACGTCTCGCTGCTGAAGGCGCGCCCGCACGCCACGGCCGGCATCGGCGGCTTCGCCGACATCACCGGCTTCGCCCCCAACCTGGTCTTCTCCGGCCAGTTCACCGCCGGCCGCAAGGACGTCACCCTGGGTGAGGGACGCCTCGCGATCAACGAGGACGGCGCGATCGCGAAGTTCGTCCCCGACGTGGCCCAGATCTCCTTCGCCGGCGCGCTGGCGGCCGAGCGCGGCCAGAAGGTCCGCTACGTCACCGAGCGCTGCGTGCTCGAACTGCGCGACGCCGGCCTCACGGTGATCGAGATCGCGCCCGGCGTCCGGCTGCAGGAGGACGTGCTGGACCGGTCCGCGATCCCGCTCGCGGTGGCCGACGACCTGGTCGAGATGGACGCCCGCATCTTCACCGACGCCCCGATGGGCCTGACGCTGGCCGAGCCGCGGCGTCCGCTGCCCGACCAGCAGGAGCTCCGGGAGCGGGTGCAGCGATGA
- a CDS encoding acyl-CoA dehydrogenase family protein translates to MTDLLARLDDLIETTLIARAPQIDETAEFPVDITRAAAAIGVQRLLLAEDGALDVARTPLVVETSERIAMHSMASAVTIANGRLTTYLLLKYAPQHLVERWVEPTLRAEAFGAFGITEAHAGSDVRAIATVARRDGGDLVLTGEKRWVGYAPNGQYAIVLAKLDDDARDARTVAVVVDTASAGVTQEHGPAFSGLRGMPNGVLRLDAVRVPATDVLAVDGFGGMMDGLNLARIDAAAYACGLLRGALTASVERAATRRAFGKVLGDLPSIQAKIGRMAAAYQAARALTDRAAASFARGDGGDQDVISMAKLFTSDAAREHTDEAVQIHGAEGMVASSWVNRLNRDAKVTQIFDGTSEIHETMLGRRAVRAHQRGEAMDAFLGRGGATSAAPQE, encoded by the coding sequence ATGACCGACCTGCTGGCGCGGCTCGACGACCTGATCGAGACCACCCTCATCGCCCGAGCCCCCCAGATCGACGAGACCGCCGAGTTCCCGGTCGACATCACGCGCGCCGCCGCCGCCATCGGCGTCCAGCGGCTGCTGCTGGCCGAGGACGGCGCCCTCGACGTCGCCCGGACCCCGCTCGTGGTCGAGACCTCCGAGCGGATCGCGATGCACTCCATGGCCTCGGCCGTCACCATCGCCAACGGCCGGCTCACCACCTACCTGCTGCTGAAGTACGCCCCGCAGCACCTGGTCGAGCGCTGGGTCGAGCCCACGCTGCGCGCCGAGGCGTTCGGCGCATTCGGGATCACCGAGGCGCACGCCGGCTCCGACGTGCGCGCCATCGCCACGGTGGCCCGCCGCGACGGCGGCGACCTGGTTTTGACCGGCGAGAAGCGGTGGGTCGGCTACGCCCCCAACGGCCAGTACGCCATCGTCCTGGCGAAGTTGGACGACGACGCCCGCGACGCTCGAACGGTCGCCGTGGTCGTCGACACCGCCAGCGCCGGCGTCACCCAGGAGCACGGCCCCGCCTTCTCCGGGCTGCGCGGCATGCCCAACGGCGTCCTGCGCCTGGACGCCGTCCGCGTGCCCGCCACCGACGTGCTCGCCGTGGACGGCTTCGGCGGCATGATGGACGGCCTCAACCTGGCCCGCATCGACGCCGCCGCCTACGCGTGCGGCCTGCTGCGCGGCGCTCTGACCGCCAGCGTCGAGCGGGCCGCGACCCGCCGGGCGTTCGGCAAGGTGCTGGGGGACCTGCCCTCGATCCAGGCCAAGATCGGCCGGATGGCTGCGGCCTACCAGGCCGCGCGCGCCCTCACCGACCGCGCGGCCGCGTCCTTCGCGCGGGGCGACGGCGGCGACCAGGACGTCATCTCCATGGCCAAACTCTTCACCTCGGACGCTGCCCGCGAGCACACCGACGAGGCGGTCCAGATCCACGGCGCCGAGGGGATGGTCGCCTCGTCGTGGGTGAACCGCCTCAACCGGGACGCCAAGGTCACGCAGATCTTCGACGGCACCTCCGAGATCCACGAGACGATGCTCGGGCGCCGCGCCGTCCGCGCGCACCAGCGCGGCGAGGCCATGGACGCGTTCCTCGGGCGCGGCGGGGCGACGTCAGCGGCGCCCCAGGAATAG
- a CDS encoding MaoC family dehydratase produces the protein MSQYPEVGARARFAKTVTETDVTLFAGITGDLAPQHTNAAYMAAHPVGQRVAHGVLTLGVASTASSALCAEHGVTALSYGYDKVRFLAPVFLGDTVSVELTVARIEPARSIAVADVRVTNQRGDLILVAEHLLYCYEETR, from the coding sequence GTGAGCCAGTACCCCGAGGTCGGCGCGCGGGCGCGCTTCGCCAAGACCGTCACCGAGACCGATGTCACGCTGTTCGCGGGCATCACCGGCGACCTGGCGCCGCAGCACACCAACGCCGCGTACATGGCCGCGCACCCCGTGGGGCAGCGGGTGGCCCACGGCGTCCTCACGCTCGGGGTCGCCTCCACGGCGTCCTCGGCGCTGTGCGCCGAGCACGGGGTGACCGCGCTGTCCTACGGCTACGACAAGGTGCGGTTCCTGGCGCCGGTGTTCCTGGGGGACACCGTCAGCGTCGAGTTGACCGTGGCCCGGATCGAGCCCGCCCGCAGCATCGCCGTCGCGGACGTGCGCGTCACCAACCAGCGCGGCGACCTGATCCTGGTGGCCGAGCACCTGCTCTACTGCTACGAGGAGACCCGATGA